Proteins from a genomic interval of ANME-2 cluster archaeon:
- a CDS encoding P-II family nitrogen regulator: MKYVIAIIRPERLDAVKRELQEVEVNRLTVTSVSGYGAQKGHLEVYRALEYEVNLLEKIKLDIAVNDEFLEPTIEAIQRGAKTNDKGEIGDGKIFVLPLEDVIRISTGEIGSGAI; the protein is encoded by the coding sequence GTGAAATACGTAATAGCAATAATAAGACCTGAACGGCTTGATGCTGTCAAGCGGGAGCTTCAGGAGGTTGAAGTAAACAGATTGACAGTAACATCTGTTTCTGGATATGGGGCACAAAAAGGGCATTTGGAAGTTTACAGGGCACTGGAGTATGAGGTAAACCTACTTGAAAAGATCAAACTTGACATCGCAGTGAATGACGAGTTTTTAGAACCCACGATCGAGGCAATACAGCGAGGAGCCAAAACCAACGATAAAGGGGAGATCGGGGATGGTAAAATATTCGTGCTGCCACTTGAGGATGTCATAAGGATAAGCACCGGCGAAATCGGGTCCGGGGCTATTTAG
- the hisF gene encoding imidazole glycerol phosphate synthase subunit HisF gives MLAKRIIPCLDCDLGVPFGRVVKGVKFKQIRYAGIPWELAQEYDEQGADELIFLDITASHERRETMSKVIEKTSENVFMPLTVGGGIRSLKDARTAFNAGADKVSVNTAAIKNPDLIHEISKYFGTQACVIAIDAKRRYERKTGQEIVDTPQGECWFECSLYGGREFTGIDAIQWAMEAEERGAGDIMLTSMDRDGTKDGFDIELTKAVSNSVNIPVIASGGCGNLEHILEVFKKTNVSAALAASIFHFGEYTVSEVKEYLKKNGVHVRL, from the coding sequence ATGTTAGCAAAAAGGATTATTCCGTGCCTTGATTGTGATCTTGGAGTTCCATTCGGACGGGTCGTAAAAGGGGTCAAGTTCAAACAGATCAGATATGCAGGCATACCCTGGGAACTGGCGCAGGAGTATGATGAACAGGGTGCGGATGAGCTGATCTTTCTGGATATTACAGCATCACATGAAAGAAGAGAAACAATGTCTAAGGTGATTGAAAAGACATCTGAGAACGTGTTCATGCCGCTTACGGTTGGTGGCGGTATCAGGAGTTTAAAGGATGCCAGGACTGCCTTTAATGCCGGAGCTGATAAGGTCTCGGTCAATACGGCTGCAATAAAGAACCCTGACCTTATTCATGAAATTTCAAAATACTTCGGGACACAGGCATGTGTGATAGCGATCGATGCCAAACGCAGATACGAACGTAAGACCGGTCAGGAAATTGTTGACACTCCACAGGGCGAATGCTGGTTTGAATGTTCACTCTATGGGGGAAGGGAATTTACAGGTATAGATGCGATACAGTGGGCAATGGAAGCAGAGGAGCGCGGAGCCGGAGATATTATGCTCACAAGCATGGATCGAGACGGCACCAAGGATGGGTTTGATATAGAACTAACCAAAGCGGTCAGCAATAGTGTGAACATTCCTGTGATTGCGTCAGGCGGCTGCGGGAATTTGGAACACATACTTGAAGTGTTTAAAAAGACCAATGTATCGGCTGCATTGGCTGCAAGTATCTTCCATTTTGGAGAATATACAGTTTCTGAGGTTAAGGAGTATTTGAAGAAGAACGGTGTGCATGTGAGGTTATAG
- the hisH gene encoding imidazole glycerol phosphate synthase subunit HisH — MIAIIDYGMGNLRSIYNALMNVNGDPVIVSDSAKLSGADAVVIPGVGSFGDGMNNLKPFENELLDLIHDGIPLLGICIGMHVLFDWGEESNCAGFGLIKGDVIRLPQGVRVPQMGWNELQIRCDSDLLSGINDGDFFYFVHSYYCVPANKHTITATTDYGVDLAAVVEMDNIHAVQFHPEKSSTKGLIILKNFVEMTRC, encoded by the coding sequence ATGATTGCAATAATTGACTATGGGATGGGAAACTTGCGCAGTATTTATAATGCATTGATGAATGTCAATGGAGATCCGGTTATTGTATCAGATAGTGCAAAACTTTCAGGTGCTGATGCAGTTGTTATTCCAGGAGTTGGGTCATTCGGTGATGGAATGAACAACTTAAAACCGTTTGAAAATGAACTGTTAGACTTGATACACGACGGTATACCATTGCTTGGGATATGTATCGGAATGCATGTTCTATTTGACTGGGGTGAGGAAAGCAACTGCGCAGGATTCGGACTTATCAAAGGAGATGTTATCCGTCTGCCACAGGGGGTCAGGGTCCCACAGATGGGATGGAACGAGCTGCAAATTCGCTGCGATTCAGACCTACTTTCAGGGATCAATGATGGTGATTTTTTCTATTTTGTGCATTCATATTACTGCGTCCCTGCAAATAAGCACACTATCACTGCAACAACTGATTATGGTGTGGATCTGGCTGCGGTTGTAGAAATGGATAATATCCATGCAGTCCAGTTCCATCCGGAAAAGTCAAGCACTAAAGGGCTTATTATCCTGAAAAATTTTGTCGAGATGACCAGATGTTAG